ATTTGTTAAGTGTCTCCTTCAAACCCGGGCCTTCCGTGTATGTGCCGGGATCGAGCACAATATCCTCCACACCAGCGTTTCTGATGGTGAGCGCTAGAGACTTTAAATCAGCTAGGCTGTTGGGGTCGAATGCTACAAGTGGGCAGCCATACTTCTTCGCCAAGACCACCATCTCGCGCCAATTATCTTTCGTAGCCGCATAGAGGAGCGGCCTTGAATCGGCTACCTCTGCTTTACGTAAAACAGCGGCTAGGACCGTTGGGTCGAAGGAGCATAGGATCATAGGGTAAGTGCAGTTCTTCTTCACCACCTCAACCGCTTTTTCGAAGCGGTTTGGGTCGCCAGATGCCGCTCTAACCGCCACTAGGTCGAGTTTAAGCTCAGCTCCTATTCTGACAACTCTGAATCCTTCAATCTTTTTGCACCTCTCTTCAATCTTCTCAGGCGGATCTAGATCGGATACATCAACCGCTAACGCTGTTGGGTTGTGTAAAGTGAGCTCGTGCCTATACATAACCTCCTTTCCACCCACAGTCACGGCTCCACTACCTTTGCCTATCACCACTGCCTTCACCGGCGGGGCTACGAGCTTGTTTAGTGCCTGAAGCTTCTCCTTATACTTCTCATCTTTTACAAGAGGGGGGCAGTCTGTTGGCTTATACTTACGCTCAAGCAGCTTAGATGCAAACGACATACAATTGACTTCGCCGCATTCACCGCAGTTTGTCTGAGGCAGATATTTGTACACGTCGAGTAGAGTTAGTTTGGCCAACAGCAATCACTCCTATTTCAAGCTAGTTATCCAGTTTTCTATCTTCTGTTCACAGCTGCCTTCGCCGAAGAGGCTATCAGCGAGCTTCTTAGCCACTCTAACGGTAGCTGGGTGGCTTATCATGAAGAGGTCTGCACCAGCCATCATAAGCGCAACGCATGTTACCGTCTCCCAGAGAGGGCCTCTGATTTCACGTGGACCCCACTCCTCCACCTTCATCCACGACTCACGCGCACCCCAAGCGTTGCTAGCAGCGGCCAAGATCGGCATCTGAAGGTCTTCGTCACCCAGCAGACCAGCCAGCTTGATGCGCTCTTCTAAGCTGAAGGCGTACTCCAACCCATAGCCTAAGGCAGCTGTTGTGGGGTCTTGGATTATCTGAGTCTTGGGCAACCCCTCATCCAATAGCAGACGGTTAAGCCTCTTTTGATTATTTACATCCATTGGTGTGAATGCGACGACAGTATGCCCGTGCTCCTTAGCAGCTTTGACCACCTTCTTGTAATCCATATCCACAGTCACAGAATTCAAAACAACCTTCTCACCGTGTGCAACCTCAGCAGCAGCTGAGAGCACAAGAGGGTCCTTTTGCGGATTGCCTGAGCCACCGATTATCAATGGCACATCAACCGCTTGTAAAACATTCTCCACACTCTTCATCGCCTGCTGAACAGGTCTATCTTCAAGCAGCGGGTCTGTGCTTACCAAGTTTAGCGAAACTATCTGTGCACCGTACTTGTTGACACACTTCTTAGCCCACTCCGCCGGATCGTGCATAACATCCTCAACCATCTGCTTAACAGGTTTAGTCAAAGAGATTGGCATATCAAAGACATCCATAGCGAAAGCGGGTTTATTGGGGTTAGCCGCTTCGAAGCTGTAGAAAGGCATCGTCCTCTCACCACCGATCTTCACCACCTTTCCCCTTGTGCCACCTTCAGATTTCGTAGCGCCGATCTGGACCTCCACTATCTGACCAGGGAACTTCTCCAAATACGGTGTAAAGGTGGCTTTGATTAGTTCGGGAGGCTTTTCCTCAGCCTTTAGCGCCGCTTCTGCTCGCCTAACCGCAGTCTGCACAACTGGTTGAAACATCAGCCTGAGTTCTTCGGTCGTCAGCTCGACATTCTCGATCTCGATTTCCCCAAACTTCTGCACAAGATCCAGAACTTTCCTAACCAGCTCATTTACTGGGTCTTCCTTTGAGCCTGCCATCCAAAAGACACCCTTACTTCTCCAGCCGCTTTATGATAACCTTCTCAGCTATAATCTTAGCGTTCTTAAAGATGATGATGAAACCTCCGCCTACGGGTACGGAGAGCCCTTCTGGTACGATTGCAGCAGGGACTACTTCAGCAGCGACAGGAGCCTCAGCAACAGCTTCCACTTTAGCCTTCTCTTCAGGCGGCTTCTCCTCTGTGACCTGCTTCCACCGTTTAACTACTGGGTGGTTCTTGGCTTGAAGCCAAGCTTTCAGCTCTTCTACGTTCTTGACCTCTTGCTCAGTGGGTATGAGGTCGCGCATATGTGGGGGTATGCTGTCTCCTACTCTCTCTTTTATCGCCTTCGGCATCCAAACTATCCTCTCCCATCCACCGTCTGCTTGTAGGAACTTGGGTGATCTCAGATACTCTATCGCTATGCCGTTGAATCCAGGGTTTTGAGTGCCTCCGCTCGTGTGTTCGGCCATGTTTGAGAAGGTCAAACCATTTACTGTAGGTCCTTTAAAGTCTCGATGCACCAACGCTATACCATCCACTTCGGGTATGTAGAAGGCTATCCCCTCAAAGCATCCGCATGACGTGTGCGGAGTTTCGAATGAGGTGTATAAGGCGACTTGCTTAATGCTTCCGAGCGACCTCTTTGACACAACTTCATTCACGCCGCTATAGATCCCCTTGATGGGATCAAGGCATTGTCCTTTGGGTATGGGGAAGTTCGGTCCCTTAGGATCTACTCTTGATGCTGCTCTTGCATCAAACCAGCTTATGGAGCCGCAGGAGGCTATGCGGTTAGGTGTGATGACACAGACGTGAGTAGGTGCGAATGATTGGCACATGACGCATCCGTAGAACTCCTCAACATCTTCATCTCTGAGCTCTCTAGCACGCTTGTCTCTAGCAGCCCAAACTTCTAAGGCGTAGGGGTAGAATTTTTCGATCGTCTCGGGATCGGTTGTTAGGGTTACCTGAATCTTCTCTATTACTGGGAAGCTCTGTTTGTAGAGCCAGATGAGAGCTTTACCCAGCCAGATTAGTGAATTGAGCCCCTTCTGGTAGACCTTCTTGTTTATTCTGATCCATATGTCGTATCTCTGGTTTAGGTGCATCACACCTTCTACGTAATTGAGGAAGTAGTGTATTCGCCTCTCTAGTACGCCTTCAAGATCCTTCTCGACCTTCTCACCAGCCACTTCTATGAGGATACCGAGTGGGTAGCTGCCGCCTTGCTTTAGCTCATTCAAATCTGGGCCGATTAGTATAACTTTGCCGTCTTCGATCTCCTCTGGCTTCCTAGTTAAGACTATCTCCCACTTTTTAGGTATGTCTGGTCCGCCGAACTCAACCTGCATATCTGGGCGGCGTACACGCTCTCCTTCATACATTTCTCCAATATCCATTGGGAAGTTTGGCTTCTCGGCACCGACCATCTCTATTCTGAGCTTATTTGGGTCACATTCAAGATGCATATTCTAAACACCACCTCTTATAATGAGGCTGCTTCGGTCCAGCTTCATGCTCTACACCATCCCCATCTTCCCAACAGTTCTTAAAGGTTCCTCCAGTTTGCTACGCAACTCAGCCAACGCGTCTTTGACCAGATGTCCGAGCGGCGTCAAGGTATATAGGTTATAGGGGTACGATTTCACAGCGATCTTATTTGCGATGAGAACGTTAAGGTGGTCGTTTAAGACCTTAGGGTTCAAGGAAAGGGTCTTCATAAGGCTAGTGAAGGTTCTGGGCTCCTTATCAAGTAGGATGAGTATTTTGTATCTCGTTGGGTTGCTGAATATCCTACAGATCTTTGGAACTACGCTCTCTTTGGTATCTACGTGGACCTCTGCAGCACTCATCTTTAGGTAATTACAGAGCTGGAACCGCTAATAAGGTTATGGTATATACAAACGATACTAGTATAATTGCTCTGCATTTTAGGTTGTTATGTCAATGGGATGTGAACAACAACGCGCCGAAAAATTCGGCAGATATTATCTAGGGCTAAGATTTTATATACGATGTTTAATGAACCCCGTATAGCATGGGTAAGATAAGAGTCGGGATTATTGGTGTTGGGAACTGTGCAAGCGCTCTTGTGCAAGGTATAGAATACTACAAGACTACTGGTGAGTCAGAGATCGGGTTGATGCATCAGGAGATCGGCGGGTATAGGCTTGAAGACATCATCTTCACCAGCGCCTTTGACGTGGGTGCAAATAAAGTTGGGCAGCCTCTCTCAGAAGCCATATACAAAGAGCCTAACTTGGTGAAATGGGTCCCCAAGGTTTCGGATTGCGATGTAATTGTTAAAGAGTCACCTATCTTGGATGGCGTTGGGATATATGTGGAGAATAAGATAAGGCCTATTCCGAATCAACGCCCAGTAGATGTGTTGAGGCGAGAGATAGTAGATGAAATAAAGAGGAGTAAAACAGAGGTGCTCGTCAACTACCTACCAGTGGGAAGCCAGTTGGCCACAGAGTTCTGGGCTGACGTAGCGTTAGAGACTGGCTGCGGCTTCGTCAACTGCATACCCGTATTCATAGCCTCTAACAAGACTTGGGCTGACCGCTTCGCTGGAAAAGGCATTCCTGTGATAGGTGATGACATAAAGGCTGTCGTTGGTGCCACTATCGTCCATCGAGCATTAGCGAAGCTATGTGCCGATAGGGGTACAGTCGTCGACCAGACCTACCAGATAAACGTTGGTGGAAACACGGACTTCTTGAATCTAAAGGAGGTGGAGAGGCTTGAGTCGAAGAAGATCTCTAAGACTGAGGCGGTTCAGAGTGTTCTCCCAAAGAGGCTGCCTGAAGATAAGATTTATGTCGGTCCAAGTGACTTCATACCACAGCTAGGCAACACTAAGATCGCCTTCATAAAAATCCAAGGGAGGATGTTCGCTAACATACCTTTCACAATAGAGCTTAGGCTGGAGGTGGACGACAAAGCAAACTCAGCCGGAATAGCCGTGGATGCCATACGGTGCTGTAAACTAGCCTTGGACCGAGGAATAGGTGGCGCACTAGTAGAAGCAAGCGCATGGCTGATGAAGCATCCACCGAAGCAGATGGATGACAATGAAGCTAAAAAGATGCTTGAACTCTGGATAGCCTCCCACAGCAAATAGAACCTAGAAATACTCCTCGAACTTCTTAAGATCTTGTATGCTTCTAATCTTACCCCGCATTATGCTTCTCAACTCTTTGCGGAAGAATAGGTCTACTCGAATATTCTTACTTTGAAGCGTAGTGACGACCTTAGCGGCTAATACTCCACCTTTGCGGTCGAGATCAGTTAAGACTATCGTCTTCTTAAACGCTTGCGCTACTGTGAGGAGGCGTTGTAAGCCGCGACCACGACAGAGTAGGAAGAACGTGCCTGAGAAACCGAGGCTTCGAAGCGCTTCCTCATCCCTCAGCCCCTCTACTACTATCAGTGCACCGTTATTCGCCTCATCACTAAGTTTCTTCACGAATGCTTTGAGGTCATCAACCTCTCTACCTACTGTGTATCTACCTTGCATCACATGACATCTACGGTGAAATATTTATAAAGAATTTACCCCACACTTTACATGATGAGCATTCTAAGGGAAGATCTTAAGTCCAAGGTTTCCCGAATCTTCGCTCAGAACCTTGAGAATGAGGTTAAGATACGCTACTTTACCCAAGACTTTGAATGCGAGTTCTGTAAGGAGACCAGGACGCTCCTGGAGGAGTTAGCAGCCTTATCTCACAAGATTCATCTAGAGGTTTATGACTTCGTCGCAGACGCGGAGAAGGCTAAGGGGTTTGGTGTGGATAAGATTCCAGCCACCATTTTAAGCGGTAAGGCTGAATATAAGGTCAGATTCTTCGGTATACCCTCAGGCTACGAATTCACCTCTCTGGTAGAAGATATAGTTGACGTCTCGAAGGGGCAATCAAGGCTACCTCCTCATCTTGTAAGTAAAGTGAGAAACATAAGTAAACCCCTGCACATACAGGTCTTCGTTACACCTACTTGCCCCTACTGCCCTAAAGCGGTACGCACAGCCCATCAGCTTGCTATCGAAAACCCCAATATAACTGCCGATATGGTGGAGTCGATAGAGTTCCCTCACCTGGCAAACCGCTACTCGGTTATGGCTGTGCCTAAGACCGTTATCAACGATAAGATCGAATTTGTAGGTGCACTTCCAGAAGAGCAGTTCATCGACTACGTGTTGAAAGCCTAAGTGTGGGGTGCTGCAGGCTTTGGATGCGGTTGAGAAGGTTCTGCAGTACCGTACAGTAGCCATAGTCGGGTTATCAAGAAGCGCTGAGAAAGACAGCTATAAGGTTGCTGAGTTCCTAAAGTCAAAAGGTTACCGTATCATACCTATAAACCCGAATGCGGAAGAAATTCTTGGTGAGAAAGCATATTCTTCGCTGAAAGATCTGCCCGAGAACCTTAAAGCGAGCATAGAGGTTGTCGACATATTTCGGAAGTCTGAAGATGTGCCACCGATCGTCGAAGAGGCGGTAGAGATTCGTAAGAAGTATGGTAGGCTCAAGGCGATCTGGATGCAAGAAGGTGTGGTAAATAAGGAGGCTGCGCAAGCAGCAGAAGATGCTGGGCTAATCGTAATTATGGATAGGTGTATGATGAAGGAGAGGCTTAAGAGAGAAGAGATGCTTGAATTAAAATTATAGGTAACTCTTTAATAGTGAGCGGAGGGGGCTAAGTAGGCGACAGAAGTTGGACGACCTAGAGGATTTAAAGAGAAAGAAGATGTTTGAGCTGATGAGAAAGGCTGCAGAACAGGAATCTAAGAAGAATTACCCTACCAAACCAGTCGAGGTTACCGATGCAACCTTCTACAACTTCATCAAGCAGTACCCTGTTGTTGTAGTGGATTGCTGGGCTCCTTGGTGCGGACCGTGTCGAATGATCTCACCAGTTATAGAGGAGCTGGCTTCAGATTACGCTGGTAAGGTAGTCTTCGGAAAGCTGAATGTTGACGAAAACCCAGCTGTAGCAGCGGAATACGGCATTATGAGCATACCTACACTTCTCTTTGCCCGTAATGGTGAAGTAGTAGATAGGTTGATCGGCGCAGCCCCACGCCAGATAATCGAGGCTAAGTTGAGGCAGATCCTCGCCTAATGCTGCTTTGCAACACTCTTTTCTTCTAAAGCTCGTAGCACCCTAGCCCTAACGGTCGCTACGTCACCAGATCCATCTATATCCAAAACCTTGTTTTTTGCGACATAGTAGTTGAGCACAGGTGCGCTCATCTTAACATATGTCTGAAGCCTAGTTCTAACAACCTCCGGCTTATCGTCTTCCCTAAGTATCAACGCGCCGCCGCATCGATCACAAACCCCCTCAGCTTTCGGCGGGTTGGTTACTAGGTTATAGACCGCTCCGCATACCTTGCATACCCTTCTGGTAGAAAGCCTCTTCACAATCTCATCTTCAGAAACATTTAGGTTGATCACCCAGTCGATATGCAGACCCAGCTTGCTTAAAATCCTCTCCAGCTCCTCAGCTTGAGCAACTGTCCTAGGGTAGCCGTCGAGTATGAAGCCTCTTCTGCATTCCTCTCTAGATAAAGCATCTTCTAGAATTTCGTTTACCAAATCGTCCGGTACAAGCTCACCTCTATCCATATACTTCTTCGCTTTCATCCCTAACGTAGTCTTCTTAGACACATGTTCCCTAAGTAGATCGCCGGTAGATATGTGAGGGATGCCGTACACCCTGCCAACCTCCTCTGAAACCGTACCCTTACCAGAACCTGGTGGGCCAAAGATTATCAAGTGCTTCATTTCTAGCACCCTCGTAGCATTCTAACGCGCCGTATTTATGCCCTAATCTACTCTAAGAAACTATGTTAAGCTTTCGTCCACAAGAGGGGCATAGGTTACCATTTCTTAATCGGTTCTTGACCACCCAGAAGCCTCTTCTCTCAATGCAAAGAGCACCACAAGAGGGGCAGTAAGTGTTCTCATATTCTCCGTTTGGTACATTTCCCAAATACACGTGTTTTAAACCTGCTTCCATAGCCGCCTCTCGCCCCCTCCTTAAGACCTCAAAGGGTGTGTAGGGTGTGTCGAGCATCTTGTAGTCTGGGTGGAATCTGAGTAGATGGAAGGGTGTCTCCTCGCCTAGGTTTGTAGCGATCCACTCAGCAAGCCTCTTGATATCCTCGATTTCAGCACCAGTTGGCACAGGTACGATGAGATCTGTGACCTCTATGTGAACCCCCCGCGCTTTGAGGAGCTTGAGTGCTTCGAAAATAGGTTCGGCAGAGGGGACCAGAATATATCTTCGATAGAATTCTCGGTTGCCGGAGCCCTTAAAGTCCACGGTGATCGCATCTAAATGAGGTGCGATCAGATCTACAGCTTCCGGTGTTAGGTAGCCGTTAGAGACCCACGTTGTAAAGTAGCCTCTCTTCTTAGCCTCCTTCATCAAGTCAATGAGGTACTCCGCCTCGATCGTAGGCTCGTTGTATGTGCCAGTTACACCTTGGCAGTGGTAAGCACGGGTAAGCTCTAGGACACGCTCTATAGGTGTGTAGGGTTCTTGCACCACCCTCCTTTGGCTTATATCGTAGTTTTGGCAGTATTGGCAGGCGAAGTTGCAGCCTACAGTTGCGATTGAGAATACATATGAGCCGGGGTGGAAGTGGTTGAGGGGCTTCTTCTCTATAGGATCAGCGTGCATCGCAATTAATCTGCCGTAGTTTAGTGAATAGAGCCTACCACCCTTGTTAATTCTGACACCACAGTAACCTACTTTGCCTTCGGGTAGGCTGCATAGCCTAGCACATAGCCTACATCTAACCCTGCCGCCGGCCTCCGGCTCGCCTAACAGA
The window above is part of the Nitrososphaerota archaeon genome. Proteins encoded here:
- a CDS encoding adenylate kinase — translated: MKHLIIFGPPGSGKGTVSEEVGRVYGIPHISTGDLLREHVSKKTTLGMKAKKYMDRGELVPDDLVNEILEDALSREECRRGFILDGYPRTVAQAEELERILSKLGLHIDWVINLNVSEDEIVKRLSTRRVCKVCGAVYNLVTNPPKAEGVCDRCGGALILREDDKPEVVRTRLQTYVKMSAPVLNYYVAKNKVLDIDGSGDVATVRARVLRALEEKSVAKQH
- a CDS encoding inositol-3-phosphate synthase, whose protein sequence is MGKIRVGIIGVGNCASALVQGIEYYKTTGESEIGLMHQEIGGYRLEDIIFTSAFDVGANKVGQPLSEAIYKEPNLVKWVPKVSDCDVIVKESPILDGVGIYVENKIRPIPNQRPVDVLRREIVDEIKRSKTEVLVNYLPVGSQLATEFWADVALETGCGFVNCIPVFIASNKTWADRFAGKGIPVIGDDIKAVVGATIVHRALAKLCADRGTVVDQTYQINVGGNTDFLNLKEVERLESKKISKTEAVQSVLPKRLPEDKIYVGPSDFIPQLGNTKIAFIKIQGRMFANIPFTIELRLEVDDKANSAGIAVDAIRCCKLALDRGIGGALVEASAWLMKHPPKQMDDNEAKKMLELWIASHSK
- a CDS encoding acetyl-CoA decarbonylase/synthase complex subunit gamma, whose product is MAKLTLLDVYKYLPQTNCGECGEVNCMSFASKLLERKYKPTDCPPLVKDEKYKEKLQALNKLVAPPVKAVVIGKGSGAVTVGGKEVMYRHELTLHNPTALAVDVSDLDPPEKIEERCKKIEGFRVVRIGAELKLDLVAVRAASGDPNRFEKAVEVVKKNCTYPMILCSFDPTVLAAVLRKAEVADSRPLLYAATKDNWREMVVLAKKYGCPLVAFDPNSLADLKSLALTIRNAGVEDIVLDPGTYTEGPGLKETLNKFVMIRRAAIKAGDDGLGYPILGVPAVTWLDGGEDPVKSYEEAYLAAVMMVRSADLLILHTLQPYALLALTTLRQNIYSDPRKPVAVEPGLRTFGQPDENSPVLITTNFALTYYTVANDIEAQGNTCYLLVANTGGLAVECSVAGGQFNASVVKNLIEETKIESKVKHRKLIIPQLAARLKGDIEDTTQWEVIVGPRDSSQIRDFLNKIWPPEKN
- a CDS encoding CoA-binding protein; translated protein: MLQALDAVEKVLQYRTVAIVGLSRSAEKDSYKVAEFLKSKGYRIIPINPNAEEILGEKAYSSLKDLPENLKASIEVVDIFRKSEDVPPIVEEAVEIRKKYGRLKAIWMQEGVVNKEAAQAAEDAGLIVIMDRCMMKERLKREEMLELKL
- the trxA gene encoding thioredoxin gives rise to the protein MDDLEDLKRKKMFELMRKAAEQESKKNYPTKPVEVTDATFYNFIKQYPVVVVDCWAPWCGPCRMISPVIEELASDYAGKVVFGKLNVDENPAVAAEYGIMSIPTLLFARNGEVVDRLIGAAPRQIIEAKLRQILA
- the cdhC gene encoding CO dehydrogenase/CO-methylating acetyl-CoA synthase complex subunit beta, whose protein sequence is MVGAEKPNFPMDIGEMYEGERVRRPDMQVEFGGPDIPKKWEIVLTRKPEEIEDGKVILIGPDLNELKQGGSYPLGILIEVAGEKVEKDLEGVLERRIHYFLNYVEGVMHLNQRYDIWIRINKKVYQKGLNSLIWLGKALIWLYKQSFPVIEKIQVTLTTDPETIEKFYPYALEVWAARDKRARELRDEDVEEFYGCVMCQSFAPTHVCVITPNRIASCGSISWFDARAASRVDPKGPNFPIPKGQCLDPIKGIYSGVNEVVSKRSLGSIKQVALYTSFETPHTSCGCFEGIAFYIPEVDGIALVHRDFKGPTVNGLTFSNMAEHTSGGTQNPGFNGIAIEYLRSPKFLQADGGWERIVWMPKAIKERVGDSIPPHMRDLIPTEQEVKNVEELKAWLQAKNHPVVKRWKQVTEEKPPEEKAKVEAVAEAPVAAEVVPAAIVPEGLSVPVGGGFIIIFKNAKIIAEKVIIKRLEK
- a CDS encoding glutaredoxin, which produces MSILREDLKSKVSRIFAQNLENEVKIRYFTQDFECEFCKETRTLLEELAALSHKIHLEVYDFVADAEKAKGFGVDKIPATILSGKAEYKVRFFGIPSGYEFTSLVEDIVDVSKGQSRLPPHLVSKVRNISKPLHIQVFVTPTCPYCPKAVRTAHQLAIENPNITADMVESIEFPHLANRYSVMAVPKTVINDKIEFVGALPEEQFIDYVLKA
- the amrS gene encoding AmmeMemoRadiSam system radical SAM enzyme; its protein translation is MSEQASSTLYPALLGEPEAGGRVRCRLCARLCSLPEGKVGYCGVRINKGGRLYSLNYGRLIAMHADPIEKKPLNHFHPGSYVFSIATVGCNFACQYCQNYDISQRRVVQEPYTPIERVLELTRAYHCQGVTGTYNEPTIEAEYLIDLMKEAKKRGYFTTWVSNGYLTPEAVDLIAPHLDAITVDFKGSGNREFYRRYILVPSAEPIFEALKLLKARGVHIEVTDLIVPVPTGAEIEDIKRLAEWIATNLGEETPFHLLRFHPDYKMLDTPYTPFEVLRRGREAAMEAGLKHVYLGNVPNGEYENTYCPSCGALCIERRGFWVVKNRLRNGNLCPSCGRKLNIVS
- a CDS encoding helix-turn-helix domain-containing protein, whose product is MSAAEVHVDTKESVVPKICRIFSNPTRYKILILLDKEPRTFTSLMKTLSLNPKVLNDHLNVLIANKIAVKSYPYNLYTLTPLGHLVKDALAELRSKLEEPLRTVGKMGMV
- the cdhD gene encoding CO dehydrogenase/acetyl-CoA synthase subunit delta, producing MAGSKEDPVNELVRKVLDLVQKFGEIEIENVELTTEELRLMFQPVVQTAVRRAEAALKAEEKPPELIKATFTPYLEKFPGQIVEVQIGATKSEGGTRGKVVKIGGERTMPFYSFEAANPNKPAFAMDVFDMPISLTKPVKQMVEDVMHDPAEWAKKCVNKYGAQIVSLNLVSTDPLLEDRPVQQAMKSVENVLQAVDVPLIIGGSGNPQKDPLVLSAAAEVAHGEKVVLNSVTVDMDYKKVVKAAKEHGHTVVAFTPMDVNNQKRLNRLLLDEGLPKTQIIQDPTTAALGYGLEYAFSLEERIKLAGLLGDEDLQMPILAAASNAWGARESWMKVEEWGPREIRGPLWETVTCVALMMAGADLFMISHPATVRVAKKLADSLFGEGSCEQKIENWITSLK